Proteins from a genomic interval of Papaver somniferum cultivar HN1 chromosome 4, ASM357369v1, whole genome shotgun sequence:
- the LOC113276453 gene encoding cinnamoyl-CoA reductase-like SNL6 yields MGIMGTSEILKADLEEFRRLLLQGCTTSTTYYSSKNNPACQEFEKLPNREIRDMRRDEMLDDHEIDEKLVCVTSGISFLGLAIVNRLLDYGYTVRILIENQDDLEKLREIEEFDEIRNNDSNSNASDSRSSNSDSFGRVRNWGVVMAKLNEVESLCDAFQGCCGVFHTSAFADPAGISGYSKSMADLEVKASQNVMEACSKTASVRKCVFTSSLLACVWRDNNLNDLPQLLDHSCWSDESVCREKKLWLALGKTMAEKAAWKKAEHSDVKLATICPGFITGPELCRRNPTSSIAYLKGAQEMYAVGTLASSDVSKVAEAHVRVYEAMGKIGGRGRYICFDHVIDSEEQVVKLTTQMGIPANRITSNARNTDSVSRFRLSNRKLSRLMSRRSICC; encoded by the exons ATGGGTATCATGGGAACAAGTGAGATTCTGAAAGCTGATTTAGAGGAGTTCCGTAGATTGTTGCTGCAGGGATGCACCACTAGTACAACCTATTATTCATCAAAAAACAACCCCGCTTGTCAAGAATTTGAGAAACTCCCCAACAGAGAGATTAGAGACATGAGAAGGGATGAGATGTTAGATGACCATGAGATTGATGAGAAGTTGGTTTGTGTCACTAGTGGTATTTCTTTCTTGGGACTTGCTATTGTTAATCGCCTTCTTGATTATGGTTACACTGTCAGAATCCTTATCGAAAATCAAG ATGATTTGGAGAAGTTGAGAGAAATtgaagaatttgatgaaattaGAAACAACGACAGTAATAGCAACGCTAGTGATAGTCGCAGTAGTAATAGCGACAGTTTCGGAAGGGTGCGAAATTGGGGAGTAGTGATGGCGAAATTGAATGAGGTTGAAAGCTTGTGTGATGCATTTCAAGGATGCTGTGGCGTATTTCACACCTCTGCTTTCGCTGATCCCGCTGGCATTTCCGGCTATTCC AAATCGATGGCTGACCTGGAAGTAAAGGCAAGTCAGAATGTGATGGAGGCTTGCTCAAAGACAGCTTCAGTTCGGAAATGTGTATTCACATCGTCTCTCTTGGCATGTGTTTGGCGCGACAACAATCTTAATGATCTGCCTCAATTACTTGATCATTCTTGCTGGAGTGATGAATCAGTTTGCAGAGAAAAGAAG CTTTGgcttgcattgggtaagacaatGGCGGAGAAGGCTGCATGGAAAAAGGCCGAACATAGCGATGTTAAGCTTGCTACCATCTGCCCAGGATTTATTACCGGTCCTGAACTATGTCGTAGAAACCCAACATCTTCAATCGCCTACCTCAAAG GAGCACAGGAGATGTATGCAGTAGGAACTTTAGCCAGTTCTGATGTAAGTAAAGTAGCCGAAGCACATGTTCGTGTATATGAAGCAATGGGAAAAATAGGAGGGCGCGGAAGGTATATATGCTTCGACCATGTGATCGACAGCGAGGAACAAGTAGTCAAGCTTACAACACAAATGGGAATCCCAGCAAATAGAATAACAAGCAACGCTAGAAATACTGATTCTGTGTCCCGATTTCGGTTATCTAATCGGAAGCTTTCTAGATTAATGTCTAGACGTTCAATATGTTGTTAG